A window of the Brassica oleracea var. oleracea cultivar TO1000 chromosome C1, BOL, whole genome shotgun sequence genome harbors these coding sequences:
- the LOC106301633 gene encoding protease Do-like 5, chloroplastic produces MVVALACSSISCTFTPFNRSNSVLACSGSNPDQRRRTVIFGSSLALASSLLASNQQSFPVESAIALEQLKEKEEELEDEEERNVNLFQKTSASVVYIEDIELPKTSSDESNVEENAKIEGTGSGFVWDKLGHIVTNYHVIAKLATDQSGLQRCKVSLVDAMGTRFTKDGKIVGLDPDNDLAVLKIETEGRELKPVALGTSSDLRVGQSCFAIGNPYGYENTLTIGVVSGLGREIPSPNGKSIREAIQTDADINSGNSGGPLLDSYGHTIGVNTATFTRKGTGMSSGVNFAIPIDTVVRTVPYLIVYGTAYRDRF; encoded by the exons ATGGTCGTTGCTCTTGCTTGTTCCTCAATCTCTTGTACTTTCACTCCATTTAACCGGTCGAATTCAGTGTTAGCTTGCTCCGGTTCGAATCCTGATCAGAGAAGAAGAACCGTGATCTTCGGTTCGAGCTTAGCGCTCGCCTCGTCTCTGCTCGCTTCCAATCAACAGAGTTTTCCGGTGGAATCTGCGATCGCATTGGAGCAACTTAAGGAAAAAGAAGAGGAGCTTGAGGACGAAGAAGAGAGAAATGTCAATCTCTTCCAG AAAACTTCGGCGTCTGTTGTGTACATCGAAGACATTGAGCTTCCCAAAACTTCCTCTGATGAATCCAATGTTGAGGAAAATGCAAAGATCGAAGGGACAGGTTCTGGCTTCGTTTGGGACAAGCTTGGTCACATT GTGACAAACTATCATGTCATTGCCAAGTTAGCTACAGATCAGAGTGGTTTACAACGTTGTAAG GTGTCTCTAGTTGATGCCATGGGAACAAGATTTACAAAGGATGGGAAAATTGTGGGTCTTGATCCAGACAATGATCTTGCTGTTTTGAAG ATTGAAACCGAGGGGCGTGAGTTGAAACCTGTTGCTCTTGGTACCTCCAGTGACCTACGCGTAGGTCAGAGTTGCTTTGCGATAGGGAATCCTTATGGATATGAAAACACTTTGACAATAGGG GTAGTGAGTGGGTTGGGAAGAGAGATACCTTCACCCAACGGGAAGAGTATTCGAGAAGCTATCCAAACAGATGCTGACATTAACTCTGGCAATTCTGGAGGGCCATTGCTTGATTCTTATGGCCATACCATCGGCGTCAACACTGCCACATTCACCCGCAAAG GGACTGGTATGTCTTCCGGAGTGAACTTTGCCATTCCCATTGACACAGTTGTTCGAACAGTACCCTATCTCATTGTGTATGGAACAGCATACAGAGACAGATTCTGA
- the LOC106301727 gene encoding uncharacterized protein LOC106301727 yields MEQVDAGGSTTTVAASTSGESGLDPIARVRKLLFRQMLVGIKDGRFFLGSFHCIDKQGNIILQDTVEYRSIRRSSPSPTEQRCLGMILIPASCRTSCHVDCSIEEQLSLIQLKE; encoded by the coding sequence ATGGAACAAGTCGATGCAGGAGGAAGCACGACCACCGTCGCTGCGTCGACCTCTGGAGAGTCGGGTTTAGATCCGATAGCACGAGTGAGGAAGCTTTTGTTCCGCCAGATGCTCGTTGGAATCAAAGACGGGAGATTCTTCCTTGGCAGTTTCCACTGCATTGACAAACAAGGAAACATCATCCTCCAAGACACCGTTGAGTATCGCAGCATTAGAAGATCCTCTCCTTCCCCTACTGAACAGCGTTGTCTTGGTATGATCCTCATCCCTGCCTCTTGCAGGACCTCTTGCCATGTTGATTGCTCTATCGAGGAACAACTTTCATTGATTCAGCTCAAAGAGTAG
- the LOC106327328 gene encoding KH domain-containing protein At4g18375: MSDRKKRKSNHNNNNNDYKNQRRRFSNANAETINKEDLVIYRILCPVGIIGGVIGKSGKVINAIRDTTKAKIKVFDQSPGCTQRVITIYSSVKEKVDVTETETEPLCCAQDALLRVHDTIVSCVESAAGKKTEECRLLVPSSQASGVIGKAGAVIKSIRRRTGASVEVDSKHVSDPSHACALDFDNVVLISGEHKSVKKALYAVSATMYKTNPREQIPLDSTTVQDTPASVIVPSDLSSYVYHSAGVPTFVNASEFQGFAETTSPASHGFGGSPGSKELVLKVLCPVSRIGRVIGREGSTIKGMREASGSRIEVNKANHGDDECVIIVTATESPDDMKSMAVEAILLLQEKISDDIDEETVKMQLPVPSKVIGCVIGKSGSVINQIRKRTNANIRISKGNNDDLVEVSGEVSSVRDALIQIVLRLREDVLGDRGSVSARNPPAARSDHSGFTLAPFVSSVPEYASVDFDQRRETGESSLGMVSSDRFYGYESSFPARDHGLVSVGPYSYGGLYQSSALEILVPASAVSKVIGKGGGNLENIRRISGAMVEVSDSKTSHGDRIALVSGTPEQMRSAENLFQAFIMST, encoded by the exons ATGAGTGACCGTAAGAAGCGAAAATCCAATCACAATAACAATAACAACGACTACAAGAATCAAAGGAGGCGATTTTCAAATGCCAACGCTGAAACCATCAACAAAGAAGACCTCGTAATCTACAGAATCCTCTGCCCCGTCGGAATCATCGGTGGCGTCATAGGCAAGAGCGGCAAAGTCATAAACGCCATCAGGGACACCACCAAGGCCAAGATCAAAGTCTTTGACCAGTCACCTGGCTGCACCCAAAGAGTCATCACAATCTACTCCTCGGTTAAGGAGAAAGTCGACGTAACAGAGACCGAGACAGAGCCTCTGTGCTGTGCGCAAGATGCTCTTCTCAGAGTCCATGACACGATCGTGAGCTGTGTGGAGAGTGCTGCTGGTAAGAAGACGGAGGAATGTCGTCTTTTAGTTCCGTCTAGCCAAGCTTCTGGTGTGATTGGTAAAGCTGGTGCGGTTATCAAGAGCATAAGGAGAAGAACTGGAGCTAGTGTTGAGGTTGATTCTAAACATGTCTCGGATCCTTCGCATGCATGTGCCTTGGATTTTGACAATGTAGTTCTG ATATCTGGTGAGCATAAATCTGTGAAGAAGGCTCTTTACGCTGTTTCTGCTACCATGTACAAGACCAATCCTCGAGAACAGATTCCTCTAGATTCAACAACCGTGCAAGACACTCCAGCTAGTGTTATAGTTCCGTCGGATCTTTCTAGTTATGTCTATCACAGTGCAGGTGTTCCAACGTTTGTAAATGCATCTGAGTTTCAGGGCTTTGCAGAAACCACTAGTCCTGCATCTCATGGTTTTGGCGGGTCTCCTGGATCGAAAGAGCTGGTTTTGAAGGTGTTGTGCCCTGTGTCCCGTATCGGCCGTGTTATCGGGAGAGAAGGCTCGACCATTAAGGGAATGAGAGAAGCGAGCGGTTCTCGTATTGAGGTTAATAAAGCAAATCATGGTGATGATGAGTGTGTTATTATTGTCACCGCTACAGAG TCTCCTGATGATATGAAGTCTATGGCTGTTGAAGCTATTCTTCTTCTGCAAGAGAAGATCAGTGACGATATTGATGAGGAGACTGTTAAGATGCAACTTCCTGTTCCTTCCAAGGTTATTGGATGCGTTATAGGTAAAAGCGGCTCGGTCATAAACCAAATCAGGAAAAGAACCAACGCCAATATCCGTATCTCCAAAGGGAATAACGATGATCTTGTTGAG GTATCTGGTGAAGTCAGCAGTGTGAGAGATGCTCTCATTCAGATTGTACTAAGACTCCGAGAGGATGTTTTGGGCGATAGAGGCAGTGTCTCTGCTAGGAATCCTCCTGCTGCAAGATCTGATCATTCCGGTTTTACACTTGCTCCTTTTGTATCTTCTGTTCCAGAATATGCTTCTGTAGATTTTGATCAGAGGCGAGAGACAGGGGAAAGCAGCTTGGGAATGGTTTCTTCAGACAGATTCTATGGCTATGAAAGTAGTTTCCCG GCAAGAGATCATGGTTTGGTATCAGTGGGTCCATACTCATATGGAGG ATTGTATCAGTCTTCTGCTTTGGAGATTCTTGTCCCGGCGAGTGCAGTGAGTAAAGTTATTGGCAAAGGAGGAGGCAATTTGGAGAACATAAGAAGG ATATCAGGAGCGATGGTAGAAGTTTCGGATTCCAAAACTTCTCACGGTGATCGCATTGCTCTCGTATCAGGCACACCTGAACAGATGCGTAGTGCAGAGAACTTGTTCCAAGCTTTTATTATGTCCACTTGA